A part of Arachis hypogaea cultivar Tifrunner chromosome 12, arahy.Tifrunner.gnm2.J5K5, whole genome shotgun sequence genomic DNA contains:
- the LOC112727220 gene encoding uncharacterized protein isoform X1: protein MGLKQCQVCNEAQSKYKCPSCYVPYCSLACFKNHKEFPCEKPSAQEDKTTAVSESLVEKPLIVDEPIEVLQKHQLDAIVSSNEIRDALNNKALQELVCSINCSPNPENELDKAMAEEAFHLFTDKILSTINP, encoded by the exons ATGGGTCTTAAACAATGCCAAGTTTGCAACGAAGCACAATCCAAGTACAAGTGCCCTTCATGTTATGTGCCTTA TTGTTCTCTGGCATGTTTCAAGAATCACAAAG AATTTCCATGTGAGAAGCCGTCTGCTCAAGAGGACAAAACAA CTGCTGTTTCAGAATCACTTGTAGAAAAgccattaattgttgatgaaccTATTGAGGTACTGCAAAAACACCAACTGGATGCTATAG TGTCTTCCAATGAGATCCGTGATGCTTTGAACAATAAAGCCCTTCAAGAACTAGTTTGCAGCATTAATTGTTCCCCAAATCCTGAGAAC GAACTTGATAAAGCTATGGCTGAGGAGGCATTTCACTTGTTCACAGATAAG ATTTTATCAACTATCAATCCCTAA
- the LOC112727220 gene encoding uncharacterized protein isoform X2 — protein sequence MGLKQCQVCNEAQSKYKCPSCYVPYCSLACFKNHKEFPCEKPSAQEDKTKSLVEKPLIVDEPIEVLQKHQLDAIVSSNEIRDALNNKALQELVCSINCSPNPENELDKAMAEEAFHLFTDKILSTINP from the exons ATGGGTCTTAAACAATGCCAAGTTTGCAACGAAGCACAATCCAAGTACAAGTGCCCTTCATGTTATGTGCCTTA TTGTTCTCTGGCATGTTTCAAGAATCACAAAG AATTTCCATGTGAGAAGCCGTCTGCTCAAGAGGACAAAACAA AATCACTTGTAGAAAAgccattaattgttgatgaaccTATTGAGGTACTGCAAAAACACCAACTGGATGCTATAG TGTCTTCCAATGAGATCCGTGATGCTTTGAACAATAAAGCCCTTCAAGAACTAGTTTGCAGCATTAATTGTTCCCCAAATCCTGAGAAC GAACTTGATAAAGCTATGGCTGAGGAGGCATTTCACTTGTTCACAGATAAG ATTTTATCAACTATCAATCCCTAA
- the LOC112727220 gene encoding uncharacterized protein isoform X3, with product MCLIFWLDYCSCSLACFKNHKEFPCEKPSAQEDKTTAVSESLVEKPLIVDEPIEVLQKHQLDAIVSSNEIRDALNNKALQELVCSINCSPNPENELDKAMAEEAFHLFTDKILSTINP from the exons ATGTGCCTTA TTTTTTGGCTTGATTATTGTAGTTGTTCTCTGGCATGTTTCAAGAATCACAAAG AATTTCCATGTGAGAAGCCGTCTGCTCAAGAGGACAAAACAA CTGCTGTTTCAGAATCACTTGTAGAAAAgccattaattgttgatgaaccTATTGAGGTACTGCAAAAACACCAACTGGATGCTATAG TGTCTTCCAATGAGATCCGTGATGCTTTGAACAATAAAGCCCTTCAAGAACTAGTTTGCAGCATTAATTGTTCCCCAAATCCTGAGAAC GAACTTGATAAAGCTATGGCTGAGGAGGCATTTCACTTGTTCACAGATAAG ATTTTATCAACTATCAATCCCTAA
- the LOC112727220 gene encoding uncharacterized protein isoform X4 has translation MCLIFWLDYCSCSLACFKNHKEFPCEKPSAQEDKTKSLVEKPLIVDEPIEVLQKHQLDAIVSSNEIRDALNNKALQELVCSINCSPNPENELDKAMAEEAFHLFTDKILSTINP, from the exons ATGTGCCTTA TTTTTTGGCTTGATTATTGTAGTTGTTCTCTGGCATGTTTCAAGAATCACAAAG AATTTCCATGTGAGAAGCCGTCTGCTCAAGAGGACAAAACAA AATCACTTGTAGAAAAgccattaattgttgatgaaccTATTGAGGTACTGCAAAAACACCAACTGGATGCTATAG TGTCTTCCAATGAGATCCGTGATGCTTTGAACAATAAAGCCCTTCAAGAACTAGTTTGCAGCATTAATTGTTCCCCAAATCCTGAGAAC GAACTTGATAAAGCTATGGCTGAGGAGGCATTTCACTTGTTCACAGATAAG ATTTTATCAACTATCAATCCCTAA